The DNA window TAGATCTCGTCTCCGATGCCATCGCAGCAGCCACATACCCATCCGCATCAGGTGCATAAGCCGGCGCAGCTGCATGCCGCCCCGCGCAAGCCTGAGCCGCCTGCGCTGCGCCATCTGCTGAACCTGCCCAACTTCCTGACGCTCTGCCGGCTCGGCTCGGTGCCGATTTTCCTGACCTTTCTCAGCCGCCATCGATACACCGAGGCGCTGTGGGTATTTGCCGCCGCGGCGCTGACCGACAGCCTCGACGGCACGGTCGCGCGCCTGTTCGACTCGCGCACGGAGCTCGGCGCTTATCTCGATCCCTTCGCTGACAAACTGATGCTGTTGTCGGCGTTCGTAGTGCTGACGCTCAACGGCGATTTGCCTGGATACCTTTTGAGCGTGGTGCTGGTGCGCGACGTCGTGATCGTCGTGGGTTACCTGATGGTCTCGTTCTTCAGCAACGAGCGGGTGCCGGTAACGCCCAGCTATCTCGGCAAGATAAGCACGTTCTTCCAGCTATGCTGCGTGACGCTGGCGCTGACGCGCTTCCCGGTCGCATGGCCCGGATGGTTCAACGATTTGCTGGTGCTCACGGTCACCGTGACCGCATCGTCGGGCGTCCACTACATGTATCTCGGACTCGTATGGCTAAAGTCGCGCGAGCCCGAGATGTTCAGCAGCCAGTAGTCCCTACACGATCACTTTGCTGGCGCGGAGCTCTTCGACCTGGCTCTTTTCGATTCCCGCCTCGCGCAGAATTTCGTCGGTGTGCTCGCCAAGCTTGGGCGGGATGCGCCGCATCTTCATCGGCGTCTCGGAAAATCGGGCGCCGGGATTCACGGTCCGCACCGTGCCGACATCGGGATGCTCGTAGAGACTGAAGCTCTCGTTGGCGACGATCTCCTCGTCCTGGAAGAGTGTCTCGTAGCTGTGAACCGGGCCTGAAGGAACGTCGGCGGCCTCGAGGATGGTGAGCCATTCGGCGGTGGTGCGTTCGGGAAAGAGCGCAGCGAGGCCTTTGATCATGTTGCGCCCGCGCTCGCGCGCTTCCATGTTCTTATCCCACCATTCGGGATGTCCGGCGGCAGCGCAGAGGCGCTCATTCTGCTCGTCGGTGAAGGCCGCGATCGTCAGCCATCCGTCCTTGGTCTTGAACGGGTCGAGCGTCGTGCTCTTGGGCGCCTGCGCCTTGTACTCGTCCTCGGGGACGAAGGTGTAGCCGTAAATGCTGTCGTTGGCCGCGAAAGCCATCATCGCTTCGAGCATCGGGACGCGGATGTACTGGCCGACGCCGCGATTCTTCGCAGCGTGCAGCGCGCTCACGATCGAAAGCGCCGCGGTCATGCCGCTGATCTTGTCCGCCAGCGCCATCTTCACTGCGGTCGGCTGTCCCGTCTTCGAGCCCTGCAGGAACGCCATCCCCGAGTAGCCCTGGATAACGGGATCGTATGCCGGATGATTCGCCATGCGGCCCTTGGGACCGAAGCCACAAATCGAGCAGTAAACGATCTTGGGATTGGCGCGGCGGATATCGGCATAGCCGATGCCGAGACGGTCGGCGACGCCCGGACGGTTGTTCTCGACGAGGGCGTCGGCCTTGACCGCCAGTCTGCGCACGAGGTCGCGGCCGTGTTCCTTCTTGATGTCGATTACGATGCTGCGCTTGTTGCGGTTGAAGTTGAGATAGGACGCGGTGACGTCGTTCTTGCGCGGACGGCCGATGCGCCGCATCGAATCGCCTTCGGGAGGCTCGACTTTGATTATGTCGGCGCCGAGGTCGCCAAGCAGCTGGGTGCAGAAGGGCCCCGATATTACGGCGGTCAGATCGACAATTCGAAAACCAACCAGCGGTCCATCAGCCATACGACAAATCCTTCAACGCGTTCCTCTTGGCGAGACGCATCATATCCAGCCGCGCCGAGTGAGTCACGGAAAAGCGATCGCGGCGCGTTCCGGCTTCGCGGAGCGTGGGAGGAAGCCGAATCGTGCAGGGAATCGAATACGCGACGATCGCAGTCTCGAATCCGCGGGTGGACGGATGCTGCTTAACGCGCGCGCGCCTCTCACGTCAAGGCGCACATCTCAAGTGTAATCTGCGCAGAGCCGCGCGCGAATCAATTAGACGGTGGTTTTGGGACGCTCAGGCCGAAGGCGACCTTCATGTCGTCGGTGCCGAGGGGATAGACGTGGACCATCCAGCCGAACGCGAGCGGCACGAAATGGCCGCCCGCGGCCTCGCACGCAGTGCGGTCCGCGATCTTCCCCTCGAAGCCGAAGCGTCCGTCGGCGAGGAATCCCACCTTCTGATTGATGGTCTCGGCTGAGGGGTTGTTCACGACCGGCAGCATCCCGGGCATCCCTGGATGACCCGCGCCAACTTCGCCCATCAGCAGATCGTCGATCGAGATGCCCGCGGGCAGGCAGATATTAACATGCTGATGCCATCGCGCGACGCTGAGTGGAATCAGGTCGTTGAGCTGATCCTCGGAGTAGTCAGCCGGCGCGCTGTACATCGCTCCGACCAGCTCGTAGTCGCCGCTGTCACCCTTCACGTAGAGCACGGAGCCAGGATGATCTAGGTTGAACTCGCCGCGATACTCGGCGCCACTCCAGGTGTAGTTGGTGAAGTGATAAACCGGTTGTGGGATCTGCGGCAGAAAGACGCGAAAGGCCTGCGCCAGCGCAACGTGATAGTTGCGATACGGCAGCAGCGCACGCCGGCACGATTCCATCACGTATGCGGCCCGCTCCTGGTCGGCCTGCGAGGCGGGACGCGGCGCCGTCATCTTCATGTGCACGTCCATCATCATTTCGGAGCCGCTCATGCCGTTGGGCGACGACGAAGGCACGTCGCCATGCATATCCATCGCCGACATATCGTGCGCAGCGGCAATTCCTGCGACGGCGATAATCGAGGCGATTGCCAAACATCCTGCCAGAGTCTTCATCTCGACCCTCCTATGAGGACATCGCAAAAACCGGACTGAAGACATTCTGAGAAGCAAATCGAAACTTCGAAAATAGTCAGCTACTGGCCCAACCAGGCTCTGCCCACAAACTTCCCTTCCCGCACGGGAAGGGGAACCAGTGGCGCGCGCCCGTTGCAATCGAAGTGTGTCCGCTCGCCTCCCGAACCCGACACAGTAACTCGGCAACGCGACCTATATCTTCGGACCTGCACATGGCGGCGCTCCCTATCTAGCTCGGGGTTTCGCGCAGGCGGGCGTGCTTCAACGCGGGGATCTCGCGGCGGACGCGTTCCTGGTAGTCGAGATCGATCGGCGCTATGACGACGCCCTCCTGGTCGGCGGCGCGGGCGAGCACGCGGCCCCAGGGATCAACGATCATCGAATTGCCGTAGTCGCTGAAGCCATGGACGTTGGGGCCGAACTGCGCCGGCGCGATCATGTAGACCTGGTTCTCGATTGCACGCGCCCGGATCAGCGCCTCCCAGTGCGCTTCTCCGGTCGGGAAGGTAAACGCGCTCGGCAGCGTGATGATCTGTGCGCCCGCCCATGTCAGGCGGCGGAACAGCTCTGGGAAGCGAATATCGTAACAGATTGTCAACCCGAGATTGCCGAGCTGCGTGTCCGCCGATACGACGTCGGCGCCGGGCAGCTTCATGTCGGACTCGCGCACGGTGACGCGGCCGGGCAGATCGACATCGAAAAGATGAATCTTGCGATAGACCGCGGCGCGGCTGCCATTGGGCGCGAACAGCACCGACGTATTGTAGTTGCGGGTGTTGCCGGGAGCCTGCTCGGTGATCGATCCCGCGACCAGATAGATCTGGAGCTCGCGCGCAAGCCGCGCCATCAGCGCGAGCGACTCGCCTTCGAGCGTTTCCGCCGCCGCTGCCTCTCCCGAGCGCTTGCCGCGCCAGTTGAACATCTCGGGCAACGCGGCGAGATTCGCTCCCCGCGCGGCTGCCAGCCGAATCAGGCGCTCAGCGCGCTCCAGGTTTTCGGACTTGTCGGACTTCGCCGCCATCTGAACAGCGGCCGCTAGAAATGTCATGGCAGTGCCCTCACCGGCGATTATCGCCATTTTGCGGGGCTGTTAGTAGCGCGGCGTTGAGGGGTCAACTTCCTCCGACCATGCGTCGATACCACCGGTCAGGTTGAGCACGCGCTCGAAGCCCATCCGCGCCAGATAAATCGCGACCTGCGCGCTGCGCACGCCGTGATGACATACGACGACCGTCTCGCGATCGGAATCGAGCTCGGTCAGGCGCGACGGGATATCGCCCATCGGAATGTGCGCCGCGCCGGGAAACGGCGCGATCTCGATCTCCTGCGGCTCGCGCACGTCCAGCACGAAAACATCTTCACCCTGATCGCGCCGATGCTTGAGCGCGATCGGATCGATCTCGCCAATTTGAGACATCAGATGGAAATGTAGCGTGACCGATCAGCGCTGCGCCAGATCCGCGGTCTGATTCGAGAACAACTCGACCTGGGTGAAGTTCGGCAGCATCGGATAGGGAATCGAAAAACGGAAATTGTCGGTCTCTCCCGGCTTGAGCGGCGTGAAATGCGGCTTCTCGCCGAGCACGCGCTGCACCTCGGGATCGTCGTTCATGCTCTCGGCCTTCTCGTTGTACATGCTCTCGGCGTGGAGCACCTTGCCGTCCTTGTCCTCGAAGGAAAAGACCAGATGCACGTAATCGATCGGCCGATCGCTGGTGTTGGTGACTTTGCCGGAGACCACCAGGTTCGGCGGCATGCAGCATGAGCGCATGATCGCGTCGGTCGTGACTACAACCTTGACGTCCTTGTTGGCGACGACCTGGGTTAGAGGATGATCATAGAGGGTATGCAGATGCGCTTTCTGCTGAGCAGTCAGGCTCGGTTTGAGATCGATCGTCGCACCGGCGAACGCAGTCGCCGCGAATGCGATCGTGCCCAGGGCCGCAAGAATGCTCAGTTTCTTCATAGGAGGGCGCCTCGAACCAAATCTTCAGTCCCGTACCGCGCAAAGTCAATGCGCATTCAGCCGACGCCCGGCTGGAGCTTGGGTCGATTCAGTTCAGGCGCGTTGGATGGGACGCATCGTGAAGTATCGATGGCCGAGCCAGGCATCTGTTCGATGAGCTTCGTTCGGATGGCCTCGCAACTCCTTTGCGAATCGAAGTGATCGAGCATCAGCCATTGTGAAAGCGGCTCGAAGGTGAGGCGCCTGTTGGGAATACCGTCAGCAGGCGGCGGCAGCATCAGATACCAGGTTACACTCGCCAGCATCGCGGTATGCAGCCATCGCATAACCGACGGTTAACATCCCGCCACTCGAATCTCAATTCGGAGCTTCTATTAGGAAGCCCGCCATTCGGGTCTCCTCTCCTTATCCTAGGCGAGGGGATCGGAATAACCTCACCCGGCGGGCGCGATGCGCCGCCGACCTCTCCCGGTCAGGGAGAGGGATTTTTGGGAATCGGGATTGTTAGTTGACAGGTTGTTGACGGAAGTGACGGCGGAACTAGACGGACGCCAGGATTTCTTTGGCTTTGCCCAGGTCTAGCGCGATCTGGTGTTTCAGCGCTTCGGGGGAGTCGAACTTTTTTTCGGGGCGGATGCGTTCTATCACTTCGAGCTTTACGCGCTGGCCGTAAATGTCGCGGTTGAAGTTGAAGATGTGGGCTTCGATCGAGCGCGCCGCTTCGGCGAACGTGGGGCGCATCCCGATGTTGGTTATCGAGCCCCAGGCGCCGTCCTCGAGTACGATCCTCGTCGCATAGACACCGTCGGGCGGGATGCATTCGGTTTCGCTTTCGATATTCGCCGTGGGGAAACCAATGGTGCGGCCGCGCTCGCGGCCATGAACTACTTCGCCGTGCAGGAAGTGCAACCGCCCGAGCATCTTCGCCGCGGTACGCAGGTCGCCCGCGCGAATCGCCTCGCGAACCTTGGTTGAGCTGACCGCGACGCCACCCGCCTTGACCGGACCGACGACCGTCGTATCGAAGCCGAATTCGTTGCCGAGCTCGACCATCACGGCTGCGTTTCCGGCGCGATTGTGGCCGAAGCTCACGCTGTGACCAACGACGACTTCGCGCACGCCGATTTTTCCAATGAGATAATCGCGGATGAACTCACGCGGCTCGAGCGCACTCAGCTCGCGCGTGAAGTCGAGCACGATCACGCCGTCGATGCCGGATAACCGCATCAGCTCAAAGCGATCCTCGGGTACCATGATCAGTTGCGGCGCGTGCTTCGGCGCGAGCAGCTTGGCGGGCAGCGGATCGAAGGTAATCGCGAAGGCGGTGCCGCCCGCGGCGCGCGCGCGATCGATCACGGCGCGCAGGATCGCATGATGCCCCATGTGCACGCCGTCGAAATTGCCCAGCGTCACCACGGGGTATGGGTTGCGCCCGAGCGCGTTCAGGTCGCGGATG is part of the Candidatus Binataceae bacterium genome and encodes:
- a CDS encoding CDP-alcohol phosphatidyltransferase family protein yields the protein MPSQQPHTHPHQVHKPAQLHAAPRKPEPPALRHLLNLPNFLTLCRLGSVPIFLTFLSRHRYTEALWVFAAAALTDSLDGTVARLFDSRTELGAYLDPFADKLMLLSAFVVLTLNGDLPGYLLSVVLVRDVVIVVGYLMVSFFSNERVPVTPSYLGKISTFFQLCCVTLALTRFPVAWPGWFNDLLVLTVTVTASSGVHYMYLGLVWLKSREPEMFSSQ
- a CDS encoding CoA transferase, coding for MADGPLVGFRIVDLTAVISGPFCTQLLGDLGADIIKVEPPEGDSMRRIGRPRKNDVTASYLNFNRNKRSIVIDIKKEHGRDLVRRLAVKADALVENNRPGVADRLGIGYADIRRANPKIVYCSICGFGPKGRMANHPAYDPVIQGYSGMAFLQGSKTGQPTAVKMALADKISGMTAALSIVSALHAAKNRGVGQYIRVPMLEAMMAFAANDSIYGYTFVPEDEYKAQAPKSTTLDPFKTKDGWLTIAAFTDEQNERLCAAAGHPEWWDKNMEARERGRNMIKGLAALFPERTTAEWLTILEAADVPSGPVHSYETLFQDEEIVANESFSLYEHPDVGTVRTVNPGARFSETPMKMRRIPPKLGEHTDEILREAGIEKSQVEELRASKVIV
- a CDS encoding carbon-nitrogen hydrolase family protein, producing MTFLAAAVQMAAKSDKSENLERAERLIRLAAARGANLAALPEMFNWRGKRSGEAAAAETLEGESLALMARLARELQIYLVAGSITEQAPGNTRNYNTSVLFAPNGSRAAVYRKIHLFDVDLPGRVTVRESDMKLPGADVVSADTQLGNLGLTICYDIRFPELFRRLTWAGAQIITLPSAFTFPTGEAHWEALIRARAIENQVYMIAPAQFGPNVHGFSDYGNSMIVDPWGRVLARAADQEGVVIAPIDLDYQERVRREIPALKHARLRETPS
- a CDS encoding rhodanese-like domain-containing protein — encoded protein: MSQIGEIDPIALKHRRDQGEDVFVLDVREPQEIEIAPFPGAAHIPMGDIPSRLTELDSDRETVVVCHHGVRSAQVAIYLARMGFERVLNLTGGIDAWSEEVDPSTPRY
- a CDS encoding FxLYD domain-containing protein; its protein translation is MKKLSILAALGTIAFAATAFAGATIDLKPSLTAQQKAHLHTLYDHPLTQVVANKDVKVVVTTDAIMRSCCMPPNLVVSGKVTNTSDRPIDYVHLVFSFEDKDGKVLHAESMYNEKAESMNDDPEVQRVLGEKPHFTPLKPGETDNFRFSIPYPMLPNFTQVELFSNQTADLAQR
- a CDS encoding bifunctional riboflavin kinase/FAD synthetase; amino-acid sequence: MEIIRDLNALGRNPYPVVTLGNFDGVHMGHHAILRAVIDRARAAGGTAFAITFDPLPAKLLAPKHAPQLIMVPEDRFELMRLSGIDGVIVLDFTRELSALEPREFIRDYLIGKIGVREVVVGHSVSFGHNRAGNAAVMVELGNEFGFDTTVVGPVKAGGVAVSSTKVREAIRAGDLRTAAKMLGRLHFLHGEVVHGRERGRTIGFPTANIESETECIPPDGVYATRIVLEDGAWGSITNIGMRPTFAEAARSIEAHIFNFNRDIYGQRVKLEVIERIRPEKKFDSPEALKHQIALDLGKAKEILASV